From the genome of Nicotiana sylvestris chromosome 2, ASM39365v2, whole genome shotgun sequence, one region includes:
- the LOC104222292 gene encoding probable ubiquitin-conjugating enzyme E2 18, protein MTSSSASARKTLSKIACNRLQKELVEWQVNPPSGFKHKVTDNLQRWIIEVNGAPGTLYANETYQLQVDFPEHYPMEAPQVIFVPPAPLHPHIYSNGHICLDILYDSWSPAMTVSSICISILSMLSSSTVKQRPEDNDRYVKNCRNGRSPKETRWWFHDDKV, encoded by the exons ATGACCAGCTCCTCCGCCTCCGCTCGCAAG ACATTAAGCAAGATAGCATGCAATCGACTCCAGAAAGAGTTGGTGGAGTGGCAGGTCAATCCCCCTTCTGGTTTCAAACATAAGGTCACTGATAATCTACAAAG GTGGATAATTGAAGTGAATGGTGCTCCTGGAACGCTGTATGCTAATGAAACCTATCAGCTTCAAGTTGATTTCCCTGAACATTATCCTATGGAAGCTCCCCAG GTGATTTTTGTGCCACCAGCTCCGTTACACCCTCATATCTATAGCAACGGGCACATCTGTTTAG ATATTCTGTATGATTCATGGTCTCCTGCCATGACAGTCAGTTCTATATGCATCAGCATTCTCTCCATGCTGTCAAGTTCAACTGTGAAG CAACGCCCTGAAGATAATGACCGCTACGTGAAGAACTGTAGAAATGGCAGATCCCCCAAGGAAACCAGGTGGTGGTTCCATGATGATAAGGTGTGA